The following DNA comes from Stigmatella erecta.
CGGGTCCGTGCCGGTCAGCTTGGTGAAGTAGTAGCCGATGAGCAGCACCGCCCCGATGCTCACCACGTGGAACAGCGGCCCGCGGGTGCTGGCCGGCAGGTTGCGGAACATGCCCCAGGCGGCGCCCGGGTTCTCCTCGTAGCGCAGGCGCAGGAAGGACTCGGACAGGTCGATGGAGCGCTTGGAGCGGAAGTGCCGCCCATCCACGCCCAGCGGCGGGGGCTCGCCATACATCGCCTTCAGGCGCTCGCCGGTGGTCTGGGCTTCGTCGAAGCGCGTGGTGAGCTCGCCCACGACGGCGTACTTCGTCCACTGGTCCAGCACGAGGAGGACCAGCGTGACGACAAGAAGGATGAGGTATTTGCGCGGCACGGGGGCGGCTTACACCACAAGCCCCCCGCCCGTCACGGATTGGGGCTCTGGGCGAGCGGCCGGGAGGGCACTTCGGCCGGGCGGCGCAGGCGCAGCGAGTCCAGCAACATGAGCGCCACGCCCACACAGATGGCGGCATCCGCCACGTTGAAGGTCGGCCAGCGCATGCCCGGCTGGTTGCGCCAGTGCCAGTCGATGAAGTCGATGACGTAGCCGCGCACCAGCCGGTCCAGGAAGTTGCCCAGGGCGCCGCCGGCCACCAGCGCCAGCGCCAGGCGCACCAGGCGCTGCGAGGGCTCCGAGCGCGCGTACATGACGAGGATGAAGGTGAGCGCCACCAGGCTCACCACGTGGAAGAAGACGCGGCGCACCGGCTCCGGCAGGTCTCCGAACATGCCCCAGGCGGCGCCGGGGTTCTCCACGTAGCGGAAGTGCCAGTAGTCCTCGATGAAGCGGTAGGGCCGGGTGGCCCGGTAGCGGCCCCCCTCGGTGGGCGGCTGGTTGTCCAGGTTCTGCTCCGAGAGGAACCCCTGCACCCGGGACACCCCTGTGCGGCCATCCAGGGCGTCCGTCAACCGGGCGACGGCGAGGTACTTGGTGACCTGATCGGCGGCGAGCACCGCGAAGGCCACGAGGATCAGCAAGCGCAGGGAGTTCTTCATCCTCCCTGACCTCTAACCTGCCCGCCCAAGTCCTGACAACCCAGGATGCCTGCCTGCTGTCCGCCAGGCCCACCCTGGGTTTCCCGGCGCCCGGGGTTCGGGCATGGTGAGGCCATGTCTTCTGTTGAGCCTCCCGTGAAGCCTACCTCGACCGACACGGCCGCCCCCGCCGCCGCCCCGAAGCCCTCGCTGCTCACCCGCTTCAAGACGCTGGTGGTGGAGTACGGCCCGCTGGCCCTCCTGCTCAACTTCGCCATCTTCTTCCTGACGGTGGGAGGCTTCTTCCTGGCCTTCAAGCTCGGGTTCCGGGCGGAGAGCACGGAGGCCACCGCGGGCACCCTGGCGGCGGCGTACGCGGCTTCCCAGGTGGTGAAGCCGTTCCGCCTGGCCGCCGTCTTCGCGCTCACGCCCCTGGTGGGGCGTGTGCCCATCGTGGCGCGCTGGATTCAGCGCACCCGGCAGCCCGGCGCCTAGTTCAGCGGCACCAGGAAGTCCTTGATGACGCCCATGTGCTGCATGTTGGAGGCGGCGCTGTCACCGGCCTGCACCGGGGAGATCTCCGAGAGCGGCGTGTAGACGCGGCTGTCGAGCACCAGCCCGCTGGCGAAGCTGCTGGTGCCGATGACGGTCGCCGTCTGGTGGGCGCGCAGGTCCGCGTCCACCAGCACGTGGTCATACGGCTTGCTGCGGCCCGCGTTGGTGCCATCCTTGCCGCTCTTGTCCACCGGATGAGGACCGTCGGTCACCACCACCTGCTTGAAGGTGGTGAAGCAGGACTCCGAGCGGCTGTCGGTGTTGAAGTCTCCGCCAACGGCCAGGTAGTCCCCCGCGGGGATGTTCGCCTTGATCTTCTCCACCAGCGAGACCGCCTCCGTGTTGCGGGTCGTCGCGCTGCGGGTGAGCAGGTGCACGCTCACCACCCAGAGATCCTTCGGCCCCGGGATGTCGATGCGCGCCCAGGCGAAGTCCCGGTTGTCGACCTCCGGATCCTTCCACTCACCCGAGGCGATGATGGGGTAGCGGCTGATGATGCCGTTGGGGATCTGCGCGCCGGCCTCCTGGTAGTAATAGAAGCCGGGGCCGAAGGTGGTGTTCACCAGGTCGCTGATGGAGCCCGACTTGTAGTTGAACTCCTGGATCATCACGATGTCCGGGTTCGCACCCTGCATCAGCCGGATGCCAGGAGCCTCATAGGCCTGGTAGTTGCCGCTGCTGATGTTGGCCGCCATGAGCCGGATGCGCGTGGTGCCCGCGTCCGGCGTCCCCGCGTCCATGCCCGCGTCCGGGGCGCCTGCATCCGGAGCAGGGCCTGCGTCCACGCCCGCATCCGGGGCAGGGCCCGCGTCGATGCCCGAGTCCGGGGCAGGGCCCGCGTCCACGCCCGCATCCGGGGCAGGGCCCGCGTCGATGCCCGAGTCCGGGGTCCCCGCGTCCGTGCCCGCGTCCGGCGTGCCCGTGTCCCCGCCCAGCGGCACCAGGAAGTCCTTGATGACGCCCATGTGCTGCATGTTGGAGGCGGCGCTGTCACCGGCCTGCACCGGGGAGATCTCCGAGAGCGGCGTGTAGACGCGGCTGTCGAGCACCAACCCGCTGGCGAAGCTGCTGGTGCCGATGACGGTCGCCGTCTGGTAGGCGCGCAGGTCCGCGTCCACCAGCACGTGGTCGTACGGCTTGCTGCGGCCCGCGTTCGTATTGGAGTTGCCGTTCTTGTCCGCCGGGTAAGGGCCATCGATGTCCACCACCTGCTTGAAGGTGGTGAAGCAGGACTCAGAGCGGCTATCGGTGTTGAAGTCTCCGCCAACGGCCAGATAGTCCCCCGCGGGGATGTTCGCCTTGATCTTCTCCACCAGCGAGACCGCCTCCGTGTTGCGGGTCGTCGCGTTGCGGGTGAGCAGGTGCACGCTCACCACCCAGAGATCCTTCGGCCCGGGGATGTCGATGCGCGCCCAGGCGAAGTCCCGGTTGTCGACCTCCGGATCCTTCCACTCGCCCGAGGCGATGATGGGGTAGCGGCTGATGATGCCGTTGGGGATCTGCGCGCCGGCCTCCTGGTAGTAATAGAAGCCAGGGCCGAAGGTGGTGTTCACCAGGTCGCTGATGGAGCCCGACTTGTAGTTGAACTCCTGGATCATCACGATGTCCGGGTTCGCACCCTGCATCAGCCGGATGCCAGGAGCTTCATAGGCCTGGTAGTTGCCGCTGCTGATGTTGGCCGCCATGAGCCGGATGCGCGTGGTGCCCGCGTCCGGCGTCCCCGCGTCCGTGCCCGAGTCCGGAGTGCCCGCGTCGATGCCCGAGTCCGGCGGGCCCGCGTCGGGAGTGCCCGCGTCGATGCCCGAATCCGGCGGGCCCGCGTCCGGAGCAGAGCCCCCGTCCGTGCCCGAGTCCGGCAGGCCCGCGTCCGGAGCAGAGCCTCCGTCCGTGCCCGAATCCGGCAGGCCCGCGTCCGGCTTGCCACCGTCCGTGCCAGGGCCCGCATCCGGCTCTTCCACGGGGCCCAGGCCACCGTCCGGATTCGTCCCCGGACCGCCATCGGACGTCCCTCCATCGGAGTTCCCACCATCCGAGGGGCCCGCATCCGGCGGGGTGCACGCATCCTGGGGCAGGCAGAAGCCACCGGTGCCGCCGTCCTCGCCGTGCGGGCAGCACGCGAGGGAAGGATCCGCGCAGCCGGTGGCCGGCTCGCAGGGGTCCACGCACAACGAGCGCTCATAGGCCTCGACGAACCGGCAGCTCTGGCCCTCGGCGCAAGCGCCCGCGTCCTGCTCGTCGCACTCGACCCACGCGCCGCCATCCGGCAGCGGCGGCGGGGGCAGGGGATCCGAGCCGCCACACCCTTGCGCCACCAGCAGGAGCGCCAGCCCCGCCCCCAGCATCCCCAGCAACGTCTTCTTCATAAGAACAGCCAATTCCTTGCTACCGGGGGAGAGCGGGCCGAACGCCGCGCCGGTACGCGGACACCGGACGGATTATACGGAACGAGACATTCCTCGCCAGCCACCCCGTAAAATTCCGCTGAGAATGACTCAGTGTCCCAGATAGGCATGACACGACGTGACGCACACCCGTCCGGAAGGGCTGGCCGTTCTCAAGCCTTGAGAGGCAGGGAGAGCCGGCGGCGATGATGCCAAAGCAGGTGACGGTGCGCCTCTACGGGGCGTTGAACGACTTCCTCCCGCCCGAGCGGCGAGGAGCCGAGTTCACGCACGCGTTCACGGGGAGCCCGTCGGTCAAAGACCTGCTCGAGTCGCTGGGGCCACCGCACCCGGAGGTGGACCTCATTCTGGTGGACGGCCAGGCGGTGGACTTCGCGCACCGCGTCGAGCCGGGCACGCGGGTGGTGGCTTATCCCGCCTTTCATGCCCTGGACGTGACGGCGATGGAACGGGTGGGGGTGCCCCTGCCCTCCGAATGGCGCTTCGTGCTCGACGTGGGGCTGGGGCGGCTCGCGGGCTTCCTGCGGATGCTCGGCTTCGACACGCTCTGGAGCAACGGCGCCGGGGACCCGGAACTCGCCCGGGTGTCTCAGGCGGAGGAGCGCATCTTGCTCACCCGGGACCTGGGACTGCTCAAGCGCACCGAGGTCCGGCACGGCTACTTCCCCCGCCACGCGGACCCGGGGCACCAGTTGGTGGAGGTGGTGCGCCGGTTTCAGCTCGCCCCCCGGATGCAGCCGTTCACCCGCTGCATGGCGTGCAATGGCTTGCTCACGGCGGCCCGCCGGGACGAGGTGCTGGAACGCATTCCGCCCGGCGTGGCCGCAAGGCACACGGACTTCCAGCAGTGCCCTTCGTGTCAGCGTGTCTACTGGGCTGGGACCCACCACCAGCGAATGCAGGCCTTGGTCGAGAAGCTCCGTGGCCTGAATCCAGACATGCCCTGAGTCTGGCAGCGCTTCGCGGATCACTGTTGGCGCTCATGGCCCCGTCCCGTATTCTCCCTGCCATTCAAGTAAATCCAGCTTATCCAGCGAGGCCCTCGAATGCTCTCTCCTCCCCGTCCCGCCCCTTCGCGCTCACGCCCCCCGCTGCCGATGCTGCTCGCCCTGCTGGCCCTGGGCCCCGCCTGTGGCGAGGCCCTTCCGGGAGAATCCTCCGAGGAGGCCCTCCGGCCCCGCCCTGGCATCGCCGCGCTCGCCAGCGCCAACCTGTACGACTCCTTCACCCGCGCCAACAGCACCACCACCCTCGGCAGCCTGGAGACGGGCAGCCAGGGCTGGAGCGTCACGCCCTCCACCGCGACGTGGGGCATCCTCTCCAACCGGGCGTATCTCGCCACGGATGACGGCACCTGGAACGACCACTACGCCACCGTCCAGGGCACCGCCAACGGCCGCGTGCGCGTCACCCTCGCGGTGCTGGGCCAGTACTCGGGCCTCACCTTCCGCTTCATCGACCGGAGCAACTGCTGGAAGCTCGCCACGGACACCAGCGCGGGAAAGTACTTCCTGACGAAGTTCGTGGGCGGCACCCAGACCTTCCCGCTCCAGATTGCCCAGGCCCCCGCCGCCGGAGACGTGCTGGAAGTGCGCCTCTCCGGCACCCGCATCGACGTGTTCATCAACGGCGTGCTGAAGGGCGGCGTCGACGACGCGAGCCACCAGAGCGCCACCCGCGTGGGCCTGCTCGGCAGCCAGGACAACCTCGCCCGGTATGACGAGTTCACCGTCTACACGGCCGGCACCCGCGACGCCACGCTCCAGCCCTTCGTGTCGAGCTCCGTGTGGAACCTGCCCATCGGCACCGGCGCCACGTACGCGGACACCACGGACCCCGCCACGAAGGACTTCATCGCCACCAGCATCAACGGCATGACCCTCCACACCTGGGCCAACTGGGATGTCTACTCCCACCCCATCTCCCTCGCCGCGTCCAGCGACCCCTGGGCCACGGTGACGGACACCAATGACTCCTCGCGCAGCGGGGCCTACTTCCTGCCCGCCACCGCCCCCATCGCCAACGGCAGCGACAAGCACATGCACGTCATCAACCCGGCGCGCACGGTGATTGATGAGGCCTGGTCCGTCACCCGGGTGTCCCCCACCGCGTACAAGGCAGGGCGCCACCACGCGATTGATCTCTTCGGCCACGGCATCGGGCCGCAGAACGGCGTGCGCGCGTATGGCGGCTCGGCGGTGGGCGGGCTCATCCGCGCCTGGGAGACCACGCCCACGCACCCGAAGTACACGGGCAAGATTCAGCACGCGCTCGCGGTCGCGGTCGACCGCGTGCAGCTCTACTACCAGTGCTGCGGCAAGAGCGGCTACGACGCGAACGGCTACGGCACCGCGAAGGGCTACGTCTGGCCCGCCACCGAGCAGGACTGGGGCAGCGAGACCACCTACAAGGGCAACGTCCCCATGGGCGCCTACTTCGCCATTCCGCCCTCCGTGGACCTCGGCACGCTGGGCCTCACGGCGGAGGGCAAGATGGTCGCCCAGGCCCTCCAGGACTACGGGGCCT
Coding sequences within:
- the lspA gene encoding signal peptidase II, which codes for MPRKYLILLVVTLVLLVLDQWTKYAVVGELTTRFDEAQTTGERLKAMYGEPPPLGVDGRHFRSKRSIDLSESFLRLRYEENPGAAWGMFRNLPASTRGPLFHVVSIGAVLLIGYYFTKLTGTDPAEKWALWGLSLVLGGALGNYIDRVARGFVVDFIQAHWMDKAYWPSFNVADMAICVGVGLLVIDAFVRKERPAEPART
- the lspA gene encoding signal peptidase II, with product MKNSLRLLILVAFAVLAADQVTKYLAVARLTDALDGRTGVSRVQGFLSEQNLDNQPPTEGGRYRATRPYRFIEDYWHFRYVENPGAAWGMFGDLPEPVRRVFFHVVSLVALTFILVMYARSEPSQRLVRLALALVAGGALGNFLDRLVRGYVIDFIDWHWRNQPGMRWPTFNVADAAICVGVALMLLDSLRLRRPAEVPSRPLAQSPNP
- a CDS encoding endonuclease/exonuclease/phosphatase family protein codes for the protein MKKTLLGMLGAGLALLLVAQGCGGSDPLPPPPLPDGGAWVECDEQDAGACAEGQSCRFVEAYERSLCVDPCEPATGCADPSLACCPHGEDGGTGGFCLPQDACTPPDAGPSDGGNSDGGTSDGGPGTNPDGGLGPVEEPDAGPGTDGGKPDAGLPDSGTDGGSAPDAGLPDSGTDGGSAPDAGPPDSGIDAGTPDAGPPDSGIDAGTPDSGTDAGTPDAGTTRIRLMAANISSGNYQAYEAPGIRLMQGANPDIVMIQEFNYKSGSISDLVNTTFGPGFYYYQEAGAQIPNGIISRYPIIASGEWKDPEVDNRDFAWARIDIPGPKDLWVVSVHLLTRNATTRNTEAVSLVEKIKANIPAGDYLAVGGDFNTDSRSESCFTTFKQVVDIDGPYPADKNGNSNTNAGRSKPYDHVLVDADLRAYQTATVIGTSSFASGLVLDSRVYTPLSEISPVQAGDSAASNMQHMGVIKDFLVPLGGDTGTPDAGTDAGTPDSGIDAGPAPDAGVDAGPAPDSGIDAGPAPDAGVDAGPAPDAGAPDAGMDAGTPDAGTTRIRLMAANISSGNYQAYEAPGIRLMQGANPDIVMIQEFNYKSGSISDLVNTTFGPGFYYYQEAGAQIPNGIISRYPIIASGEWKDPEVDNRDFAWARIDIPGPKDLWVVSVHLLTRSATTRNTEAVSLVEKIKANIPAGDYLAVGGDFNTDSRSESCFTTFKQVVVTDGPHPVDKSGKDGTNAGRSKPYDHVLVDADLRAHQTATVIGTSSFASGLVLDSRVYTPLSEISPVQAGDSAASNMQHMGVIKDFLVPLN
- a CDS encoding Mut7-C RNAse domain-containing protein, which codes for MMPKQVTVRLYGALNDFLPPERRGAEFTHAFTGSPSVKDLLESLGPPHPEVDLILVDGQAVDFAHRVEPGTRVVAYPAFHALDVTAMERVGVPLPSEWRFVLDVGLGRLAGFLRMLGFDTLWSNGAGDPELARVSQAEERILLTRDLGLLKRTEVRHGYFPRHADPGHQLVEVVRRFQLAPRMQPFTRCMACNGLLTAARRDEVLERIPPGVAARHTDFQQCPSCQRVYWAGTHHQRMQALVEKLRGLNPDMP